The following are from one region of the Primulina eburnea isolate SZY01 chromosome 17, ASM2296580v1, whole genome shotgun sequence genome:
- the LOC140817725 gene encoding isocitrate dehydrogenase [NAD] regulatory subunit 1, mitochondrial produces the protein MSRRILSHLLSIRSVTYMPRPGDGTPRAVTLIPGDGIGPLVTGAVEQVMEAMHAPVYFEKYDIHGDMKSAPPEVIESIKKNKVCLKGGLRTPVGGGVSSLNMLLRKELDLYASLVHCFNLQGLPTRHHGVDIVVIRENTEGEYSGLEHEVVPGVVESLKVITKFCSERIAKYAFEYAYLNNRKKVTAVHKANIMKLADGLFLESCREIASKYPSIQYNEMIVDNCSMQLVSKPEQFDVMVTPNLYGNLVANIAAGIAGGTGVMPGGNVGADHAIFEQGASAGNVGDEKAVEQKKANPVALLLSSAMMLRHLQFPSFADRLETAVKRVISEGEHRTKDLGGNSTTQEVVDAVIANLE, from the exons ATGTCCAGACGAATCCTCAGCCACCTCCTTTCCATCCGATCAGTCACCTACATGCCACGCCCCGGCGACGGGACCCCTCGGGCTGTCACCTTAATTCCCGGCGACGGGATCGGACCCCTCGTTACCGGCGCTGTCGAGCAGGTCATGGAGGCCATGCACGCTCCCGTCTACTTCGAGAAGTACGACATCCACGGCGACATGAAGAGTGCACCCCCGGAGGTGATCGAATCGATTAAGAAGAATAAGGTTTGCCTTAAGGGTGGACTTAGGACTCCGGTGGGCGGAGGAGTCAGCTCACTCAATATGCTCTTGAGGAAGGAGCTGGATCTCTACGCCTCACTCGTCCATTGCTTCAATCTTCAGGGGCTTCCCACGCGCCACCATGGTGTAGATATTGTCGTCATTAGGGAGAATACTGAGGGTGAATACTCGGGCCTCGAGCATGAGGTTGTTCCTGGTGTTGTCGAAAGCCTCAAG GTGATAACTAAGTTCTGCTCAGAGAGAATTGCTAAATATGCCTTTGAATATGCCTATCTCAACAACCGGAAGAAAGTGACCGCCGTGCACAAAGCAAATATTATGAAACTCGCAGATGGTTTATTTCTAGAATCCTGCCGTGAAATTGCTAGCAAGTACCCTAGCATTCAGTACAATGAGATGATAGTGGATAACTGCTCTATGCAACTTGTTTCCAAGCCGGAGCAATTTGATGTCATG GTAACTCCTAATCTTTATGGGAATCTGGTAGCAAACATAGCTGCTGGAATTGCTGGAGGTACTGGTGTCATGCCCGGAG GGAATGTCGGGGCCGATCATGCCATATTCGAGCAAGGTGCCTCTGCAGGAAATGTAGGAGATGAGAAAGCTGTAGAACAAAAAAAAGCAAATCCTGTAGCTTTACTGCTTTCGTCGGCTATGATGCTGAGACATCTGCAGTTTCCTTCATTTGCTGACAGACTAGAGACAGCTGTGAAGCGCGTAATATCTGAAGGTGAACACCGTACAAAAGATCTTGGCGGAAACAGTACCACTCAAGAAGTTGTGGACGCTGTCATAGCAAATCTCGAGTGA
- the LOC140818722 gene encoding uncharacterized protein: MAVECSSFLKNKFWVLRHGRSIPNEKGIIVSSLENGILEEYRLCPDGVHQARLAGESFLEEIKKRNIGIEHIRICFSPFSRTSHTAKVVSSVLNVPFNGPQCMAMEDLRERFFGCSFELMSHDKYPEIWAMDEKDPFTRPEGGESVADVVARLTRALTKMESAFEECTVLVVSHGDPLQILQTITNAAVQTRRTDANDLTSRIQEISVPSVLSQHRKFALNTGELRELV; the protein is encoded by the exons ATGGCGGTTGAGTGTTCGTCGTTTCTGAAGAACAAATTCTGGGTACTCAGGCATGGAAGAAGCATCCCAAACGAAAAGGGAATTATCGTTTCATCTCTG GAAAATGGGATCCTTGAAGAATATCGTTTGTGTCCTGATGGGGTTCATCAGGCTCGTTTGGCTGGAGAATCCTTCCTCGAG GAAATAAAGAAGAGGAACATTGGAATAGAGCACATTCGTATATGTTTCTCACCATTTTCAAGGACCAGTCATACTGCAAAAGTGGTTTCTTCTGTTCTAAATGTTCCATTTAATGGTCCACAGTGCATG GCTATGGAGGATCTTCGGGAGCGGTTCTTTGGCTGTTCATTTGAGCTGATGTCCCATGATAAA TACCCTGAGATTTGGGCGATGGATGAGAAAGATCCCTTCACACGGCCTGAAGGAGGAGAAAGTGTTGCTGATGTTGTCGCAAGGCTGACAAGGGCTTTGACTAAAATGGAATCAGCATTTGAAGA GTGCACGGTGTTAGTTGTCAGTCATGGAGATCCCTTGCAGATTCTGCAGACAATAACCAATGCAGCTGTGCAGACCAGAAGAACTGATGCAAATGACTTGACCTCAAGAATTCAGGAAATCAGTGTCCCTTCTGTACTATCACAACACCGGAAATTTGCTCTAAATACGGGAGAACTTCGTGAATTAGTGTAG